A region of Streptomyces sp. NBC_01750 DNA encodes the following proteins:
- the sucD gene encoding succinate--CoA ligase subunit alpha codes for MAIFLTKDSKVIVQGMTGATGMKHTKLMLADGTNIVGGVNPRKAGTSVDFDGTDVPVFGSVAEAMEKTGANVSVVFVPPAFAKAAVVEAIDAEIGLAVVITEGIAVHDSAAFWAYAGSKGNKTRIIGPNCPGLITPGQSNAGIIPGDITKPGRIGLVSKSGTLTYQMMYELRDIGFSSAVGIGGDPVIGTTHIDALAAFEADPETDLIVMIGEIGGDAEERAADYIAKNVTKPVVGYVAGFTAPEGKTMGHAGAIVSGSSGTAQAKKEALEAAGVKVGKTPTETAKLARAILAG; via the coding sequence ATGGCTATCTTCCTCACCAAGGACAGCAAGGTCATCGTCCAGGGCATGACCGGCGCCACCGGCATGAAGCACACCAAGCTCATGCTCGCTGACGGCACCAACATTGTCGGCGGTGTGAACCCGCGCAAGGCCGGCACGTCCGTCGACTTCGACGGCACCGATGTGCCCGTCTTCGGCTCCGTCGCCGAGGCGATGGAGAAGACCGGCGCAAACGTCTCCGTCGTCTTCGTGCCGCCGGCCTTCGCCAAGGCCGCCGTCGTCGAGGCGATCGACGCGGAGATCGGTCTCGCGGTCGTCATCACCGAGGGCATCGCTGTCCACGACTCGGCCGCCTTCTGGGCGTACGCCGGCTCGAAGGGCAACAAGACCCGGATCATCGGTCCGAACTGCCCCGGCCTGATCACCCCCGGCCAGTCCAACGCCGGCATCATCCCGGGCGACATCACCAAGCCGGGCCGCATCGGTCTCGTGTCCAAGTCGGGCACGCTGACCTACCAGATGATGTACGAGCTCCGTGACATCGGCTTCTCCTCGGCCGTCGGCATCGGTGGCGACCCGGTCATCGGCACGACGCACATCGACGCCCTCGCGGCGTTCGAGGCCGACCCCGAGACCGACCTGATCGTCATGATCGGCGAGATCGGCGGCGACGCCGAGGAGCGTGCGGCCGACTACATCGCCAAGAACGTGACCAAGCCGGTCGTCGGCTACGTCGCGGGCTTCACGGCGCCCGAGGGCAAGACCATGGGCCACGCCGGCGCCATCGTCTCCGGCTCCTCCGGCACCGCGCAGGCGAAGAAGGAGGCCCTCGAGGCCGCGGGCGTCAAGGTCGGCAAGACGCCGACCGAGACGGCCAAGCTGGCACGCGCGATCCTCGCCGGCTGA
- a CDS encoding sigma factor-like helix-turn-helix DNA-binding protein, which translates to MTERTPRSTSAAPLPTPEERRTLREAKSLSEEQVAVAVGVRSATIRSWEAGRTSPRGRRREVYAELLAPPGAEPEEWSATTTAPGAEPASQAPDLTERTGAGTRPVPVGHRAAEAQPVLPPRPEAHIPVPALTAEALSWDPARDGGDGAGTTLSSAPAAGDAPQQGPPPPPPPPRVELTPAEAFDALYSYVAPALVRQTYLLTGRRRLSHESVERAFHLAWQHWPEVACDGDPAGWVRAVAYEYAMSPWHRLLRTHSRPDCRPPTEPGRRALLDALLELPPPYRRTLLLYDGLGLGLPETAAETEASTPATASRVLHARAAIAELLPELSKGSVLHERLTDLAREGLVPQMPPADTVRTGSERRARFWTRAAIAVTTLIVSATAFTLVTAPTRYEPPIAPGRQVDGVPGRGGPQPLSHLDTELRKKLRSALANGPGRLAPQTR; encoded by the coding sequence ATGACTGAGCGCACCCCACGTTCCACTTCCGCCGCCCCACTGCCCACCCCCGAGGAACGGCGCACGCTGCGCGAGGCGAAGTCCCTGAGCGAGGAGCAGGTCGCCGTGGCCGTCGGCGTGAGAAGCGCGACGATCAGGTCCTGGGAGGCCGGCCGCACCAGCCCGCGGGGGCGCAGGCGCGAGGTGTACGCAGAGCTGCTGGCACCCCCTGGCGCGGAGCCCGAGGAATGGTCCGCCACGACGACGGCCCCCGGGGCAGAACCCGCCTCTCAGGCCCCGGACCTCACCGAGCGGACCGGCGCCGGCACCCGGCCGGTGCCCGTCGGCCATCGCGCGGCCGAGGCGCAGCCGGTGCTGCCGCCCCGCCCCGAGGCGCACATCCCGGTACCGGCGCTCACCGCCGAAGCCCTGTCCTGGGACCCGGCCCGGGACGGCGGCGACGGAGCCGGCACCACCCTCAGCTCGGCACCCGCCGCGGGCGACGCCCCCCAGCAGGGCCCGCCGCCGCCCCCGCCACCGCCGCGCGTCGAGCTCACCCCCGCCGAAGCATTCGACGCGCTGTACTCGTACGTCGCCCCCGCTCTCGTACGCCAGACCTACCTGCTCACCGGTCGGCGCCGGCTCTCCCACGAGTCGGTCGAGCGCGCGTTCCACCTCGCCTGGCAGCACTGGCCCGAGGTCGCGTGCGACGGGGACCCCGCGGGCTGGGTGCGGGCCGTCGCGTACGAGTACGCCATGTCGCCCTGGCACCGGCTCCTGCGCACCCACAGCCGACCCGATTGCCGGCCGCCCACCGAGCCGGGCCGTCGCGCCCTGCTCGACGCGCTGCTGGAGCTGCCGCCGCCGTACCGCCGCACGCTGCTGCTCTACGACGGACTGGGCCTCGGCCTGCCGGAAACCGCGGCCGAGACCGAGGCCAGCACCCCGGCCACGGCAAGCCGGGTGCTTCACGCACGGGCGGCCATCGCCGAGCTGCTCCCGGAGCTCAGCAAGGGGTCGGTGCTTCACGAGCGGCTCACCGATCTCGCCCGCGAAGGGCTGGTACCGCAGATGCCTCCCGCCGATACCGTGCGGACGGGCAGTGAGCGCCGGGCCCGGTTCTGGACGCGGGCGGCCATCGCCGTGACCACGCTGATCGTGAGCGCCACGGCTTTCACCCTGGTCACCGCGCCGACACGGTACGAGCCGCCGATCGCTCCCGGCCGGCAGGTCGACGGCGTACCGGGGCGCGGCGGACCGCAGCCGCTGTCCCACCTGGACACGGAGCTGCGCAAGAAGCTCCGCTCCGCGCTCGCGAACGGTCCCGGTCGACTCGCACCCCAGACCCGATAG